A window of Sorex araneus isolate mSorAra2 chromosome 3, mSorAra2.pri, whole genome shotgun sequence genomic DNA:
tggccccaaaacaacagaaaagagggctggagcaatagcacagtgggtagggcgtttgccttgcacacggtcaacccgggttcaattcccagcatcccatggggtcccctgagcaccgccaggggtgattcctgagtgcagagccaggagtaacccctgtgcatcaccaggtatgacccaaaaagcaaaaaacaaaacaaaacaaaaaataaaaagagaaaagaatacgTGCAGAGTAGGAATATAACTCGGTGGTAGAGAGCGTGTCTGGGAGATACGGGGTCCTGGATTCCCTACCCACTACCCGCCTCCCCAAAGTACACGTCCAGCAGACTGGGCAGGGGGCCACCAGCCATCCCTCAGTCCCCGACCCACCTCAATCCACCCCGGACCATGCTCGGAGTATGTCAATTGCTTTCTCGTGCCTCCCAGCTGCTAAACCTGAGGTCGTGAGCGCCAGGCACTGTACCCAGGGCTGTACACACGTGATGGCACACACTAATGGGCACAGCTCCGTGCCCGTTTTACCGATGAGGACTGCACGGGCACGGCAGACACTGGCTCCAGCGTCTTGGTGGCGAGTCCCTAAGAGTTCGCCGGGACGGCCGGGGCTCCCGGGGGCGTGCCCGGAGCCCGGCATTTTCCAAAGGACGCGCCTGAAGCGCGCTGGCCTTGAGGACATCCAACTGCACATCCGCTCCGCCCTTCACGTGGAGACGGGCCCAGAGGCGGGTCGCGGAGCGCGGCGGcgtgggccggggccgggccccccccgccctccacacTTCGCCCCGACGCGGAGTTTTCCCTCAGCCCAGGCCCTCTCGGACCCGGGCCGGGGAGCCGGACACCCACCTAGGTCCATGGCGGCGACGCTGGAGGCGGcccggccgcccctccccccgcacgcgcgcgcgcgagcTGCGCAGGCGCCACGGCACAATGGGCGGAGCCcggagccggggccggggccaCGCCCCTGACCCCGCCCTCAGTCCCGGCCGGCCGCGGCGCCTTCTCCACCTTCCAATAAGCTCGCTCCCCGCAGGTAACCGATCCGCCTTCTCCCCGCCTCCAAGGACCCCTCGCCTCGCCCCTTCCAGGTCCCGCCCAACTCCCTGAGGCCTAGGTGGTGATTGGCTCAGGTCCTGGGCCGCTTTCCTGGTCGCCCAATAAGTTCGGGGAGTTCGCCGGCGCGGCAGGTTCCTCCCCAGGTCTCCCGCTAGCCGGTAGGCGCGCGCGCCGCTTCCTTGCGCAGCCGCTGGGTTAGTCCGCCTCGCCCATCCGCTCTCCCCGCACGACGCCCCCGCCTTCACACCGCCCCTCAGCTCCCTAGTTTTTCGGTGTTGCAGATGTAGACGCCTTTGAAATTTTAATGGGTAGATCTCCCTAGAAAATAAGTGGTGGGTTAAGAAtatcagggaggggctggagcaatagcacagcgggtagggcgtttgccttgcacgtggccgacccgggttcgattccagcatcccttatggtcccctgagcacctccaggaataattcctgagtgcagagccaggaataacccctgtgcatctccgggtgtgacaaaaaaaaatatatatatatatatatcagggagGGGCCtcggcgatagtacagtgggtaaggcgtttgccttgcacgtggccaactcgggttgggttcaattcccagcatcccgtatggtcccctgagcaccgccaggagtaattcctgtgtatcacagggtgtgaccgaaaagcaaaaaaaaaaaaaaaaagaagaccaggGAGGAGGAATCGGAGCGATAGGACAACGGGTAGGATAggcatttaaaaagttttatttggcaaaaaaaaaaatcgcaagggccggagcgatagcagagcgggtagggcatttgccttgcaggcggccgacctggtttcgatcctcggcatcccatatggtcccccaagcaccgccaggcgtaattcctgagtgcaaagccaggaataacccctgagcatcgctgggtgtgacccaaaaagcaaaaaaaaaaaaaaaaaaagttttacttgggtgtttgtggccacaccaagctgtgctcagggtttattccttattcctggttctgcgcaCAGCAATTAGTCCTGGCGggctcagagctggagcaataatacagcaggtaggaagcttgtcttgcacgaggatacccagcaccccatatgatgccctgagccccaccaggggtgatccctaaacGCATGCGTcaagagtacaccctgagcatctccaggtgtggcccagcgggtaggcatttttttaaatttatttttgggtaaaCAAAGAATAGCTGGGAGAGCGATTCAAGCCTATAGGCGTCAGCTTGCAATCTCTACTTctatacttaaaattttctcaCTGAGAAAACTGAGAATCCTGTGTTCTCCCCATACGTTGgctctttcccttctccttccatttcttcccagTCCTCATCAACCTCAACTGTTTCTAACTCTCCCCCCTTCACCTTTTAGTTCAAGATTACATCGACTCTCATGTGCCAGGTGGAGTTTGAACTGGCCTGTGCTGCTGTTAAGCAGCTGAAGACGCCCCTAAGTGACCAGGAGAAACTGTCCGTGTACAGCTTATATAAACAGGCCACCCAGGGGGACTGTAACATCCCTGCTCCTCCCAGCACCGATGTCAGAGCTACAGCAAAGTGGGAGGCCTGGACCAAGAACAAAGGAATGTCCAAGATAGATGCCATGAGGCTGTATGTTGCCAAAGTGGAAGAACTGAAGAAAAACGACACTGGCTAGGGCAGCCAAACCGCCCCAAAGTGGCGGAGCAGCATGGATTCCCTGGGTGGGAAAGAGGGTTTTGAAGACCTTCAGGGTGCAATGCCTTGAAAGCAGGGCTGGGACCTAAATAAATAACTTAGTGCAAGCAGTTTTGCCAGCTGTTGGGAGTGCTCTAGCCCCGGCGACTGAGATTGCTTCTGGGGAGGTGCCCCAAACATCTAAGAGCCTCTCTGCACCAGGAAAAGCACACAGTGTGGTTCTGGAGAGTGCCTAACCTTATTCCCCAAGCATGTTTGgcagaaacagaagcagaagcagaagcggGGATCGTTCTATATAAAAGGCGCAAGGTTTGAGATCAGTGAGGAGATTCTCCAGTCTCAGCCTTTTACGGGAGGGGCGGCCAAGATACTTGATCCCTTCAAGGAGTTGCCAATTCACCCCTCCCTCCCATATGATGGAGGGGAAAGAGGCTTTGGCTCTCATAAAATATTAAGTCCTACCACCAAAAGTCCCTGCTAGAACACAGACCTTGTGAAGTTTGTGTTTGGCCAGCAGCCAGCTTGAATGAAGTAATGGATAGAATTGATGCATCACCACAGCAGCAGCTAAGAAACAGGAGCAGATGCTTGGGAAAACCCCAACCTCTGGAAAAAACTCTTCCAATGGGCTACAGGCTGACAGATTTTCTCCAACTACTCTGTAGAGAACCCAGGTTTCTTCTTGGGGATGTTTGTAGGACAAGGAATATGTAAGGGTAAGAGATTTATTTAGAATACCACTTCACCCATGTAAGGGCCCAAGTTTCACAGCTCAGCTTCTCCTCAGTACTGCTGTCAGGGGAAGCAGCAGTGGCCAGTGTCAACTTGCAAtaatgtggctgggttctgaagcaccaaaaaaatgttaaaggcatttttaaaaacttgtttttggGGGTCGAAACGATAATTCAGTGGgtagagagcatttgccttgctcgtgaccaacccgggttggatccctggcatcccatacggtcccctgagcaccaccaggagtaattcctgagtgcagaaccagaagtaacccctgagcattgctggatgtgaccaaaaaaagtattttgaggATTTGAGTCACTACAACCTGTattgagggcttattcctggctctatgcataggaattagtcctggcaggctcagagttGGAGTGACAGtaagcttgtcttgcatggggctgaccctggttggatatCTGGCATATTGACAGTTTGCTTGTCCATGtttccaggttcttcaatattttgaagaGTAAATATACTGAGTAAtaagctatctcatggtgatttaatgaaaaaaataggggctggagcaatagcaggtaggcatttgccttgcatgtggccaacccaggtttgaacctctgcatcccatatggtcctccaagcaccaccaggagtaattcctgagtgcagagccaggaataacccctgagcaccaccaggtgtaaccaaaaaaagcagaaaaatgaaattaaaaaataaagaacatattgAGTAATTAAGATGCTCAGACTTAAGTTAGAGAACAAATTTACTGGAAGTAGAAGAAACTCCCTAGCATGAGGAGGATCTTAGTACAGGACGAAGTGAAGTATGGCTCTTTATGT
This region includes:
- the LOC129403687 gene encoding diazepam-binding inhibitor-like 5; translated protein: MCQVEFELACAAVKQLKTPLSDQEKLSVYSLYKQATQGDCNIPAPPSTDVRATAKWEAWTKNKGMSKIDAMRLYVAKVEELKKNDTG